The following are encoded in a window of Deinococcus apachensis DSM 19763 genomic DNA:
- a CDS encoding sugar ABC transporter substrate-binding protein gives MVNPQRTIPHLAFRTAALTLGLLATGAGAATPAKTVAILTPFQQSVTTNQMIASLQAQAAQRGWKTNVVDTKGDVGQLASRMEDVISAKVNAIVIVSTDPNQLKNQIRAANDAKIPVFGLDSGYISGMAMNATSDNTALGKTITQYLFKAMNGKGNLVVLTYRPHPGVLKRTQALDAALKANPGIKVVTEQEVQVPGPIENSRKQMENILLANSRKGAITAVWAGWDEPAIGAAQALQAAGRDDIIVVGIDGTSQAVSLIQKGSPIKATLKQNFPQMAVLVAQQIDRVFKGQKVSATELYAPATLVTRQP, from the coding sequence ATGGTGAACCCACAGCGCACGATTCCCCACCTCGCCTTCCGGACCGCAGCGCTCACCCTCGGCCTACTCGCCACGGGCGCAGGTGCGGCCACCCCGGCGAAAACCGTGGCCATCTTGACCCCCTTCCAACAGTCAGTGACGACCAACCAGATGATCGCGTCGCTGCAGGCGCAAGCCGCGCAGCGTGGCTGGAAGACCAACGTGGTCGACACCAAAGGGGACGTGGGGCAACTCGCCAGCCGGATGGAAGACGTCATTTCCGCCAAGGTGAATGCGATCGTCATCGTCAGCACCGACCCCAACCAGCTCAAGAACCAGATTCGCGCCGCGAACGATGCCAAGATTCCCGTGTTCGGCCTCGACAGCGGCTACATCAGCGGCATGGCCATGAACGCCACCAGTGACAACACGGCTCTGGGCAAAACCATCACCCAGTACCTGTTCAAGGCCATGAACGGCAAGGGCAATCTCGTGGTGCTCACCTACCGTCCCCATCCGGGTGTGCTCAAGCGGACCCAGGCGCTCGACGCGGCGCTCAAGGCCAATCCAGGTATCAAGGTCGTGACCGAGCAGGAAGTGCAGGTGCCCGGCCCGATCGAGAATTCACGCAAGCAGATGGAGAACATCCTGCTGGCCAATTCCCGCAAAGGCGCCATTACCGCTGTCTGGGCCGGGTGGGACGAGCCCGCCATCGGCGCTGCCCAAGCCTTGCAGGCCGCCGGGCGTGACGACATCATCGTCGTCGGCATTGACGGCACCAGTCAGGCGGTGAGTCTGATTCAAAAAGGCTCCCCCATCAAGGCCACGCTCAAGCAGAACTTCCCCCAGATGGCCGTGCTGGTCGCGCAACAGATCGACCGCGTCTTCAAGGGACAGAAGGTGAGCGCCACTGAACTCTATGCGCCCGCCACACTCGTCACCCGTCAGCCCTGA